The Archocentrus centrarchus isolate MPI-CPG fArcCen1 chromosome 3, fArcCen1, whole genome shotgun sequence sequence GGAGTCAGCCTCCAGCTTATCTGTGACAAAAGGGGAGAGCATTTAGAGATGGCTAAAGCCAACAGACTGCCTGCGCAGCAGGCGAACGTACCGAGCAGGTCGGAGATGGCGGCCGGAGCCACGCGCAGGCAGGTGCGGATGGTCTCGGCGTCGGGTATCTGGTCCATCTTTTTCCGCTTGACACGGTTCTGGTGGACAACAATGTCGCGGCTCGTCTCCTTCCTGGCCTTCTCCACCAGCTGCAGGATCTCCCGGTTTTGCTCCAGGGTCAGCTTCATGTGTTTCGGCCTCACGTTCAGGAGATATTCTAGGAACTGGGCAATGTTGTGGAGGTAGTACCTGACGGTCGTGATTTTCTTGCCCGAGTTCCTCATCTCACGTATCCAACTGTGGAGAAGGGGTGggtgcgagagagagagagagagagagagcgagagaaaggtCACAAATTTGACAGGTTTTCCCACAACAACGCGTCGCGTGCACGTACGTCAGGACTCACGCTTTGATCTTCTCCACATCGTAGAGGAATTGCCAGTCCGACAGGCGGATTTTGCCTAAGGACATGTAGTGCAGGAAACTCTTGACTCTGCTGACCCTGGAGCTCGCCCCCTCCTTCATCTTTTGTGTCCCAAACTCATGTAAATGGAAGGACTGGAAGCGGTCGAGGTAGGTGCCTGAAACGAAACATTTGGGCGGAGCAAGTTAGTGTTCGGCTGACCTGACACTGCACAAGTGCTACGTGTTGCGTGGCGTCTTTTCAGCGCAGGAAACTCACTCATGGATTCGGGGAGCTTGAGCAAGTGCATCTGGTTGCCTTTTCCAGAGCCAGCGGACCAGGTACAGAGCTTTCCTTCCCCCGAAGCGTCCGGTGTTTTGCTCTCGGCAGCTGCACTTCCCGACTGCTCTCGCTCCTCCGTCTCACCGACCTCTACGGTCTCCACCCTTGCGATCTCGATGACCTCCGCCGCTTCGGGTCCTTCCACATGCTGAAGAGAAGTAAACTTCCTTTGTAGGCATGTTTCAACAGCGAGGCAGTTCAGAGTGTTTTACATGGTAAAATCAAGTGTAAATGCCAATCAAGCAAATTTAATGAAACATTGATTTTTCCACTCACCTGCTCAGGGTCCACCTCCCCGTGAGATGATTCCTGCTTCTccttctgctgctcctcctcctcctccagctgctgctgctgctgctccttcagctgctgctgctgctgctccttctcctcctcctcctcctgctgcgctGCTGCTGACGCCTCCGCCCGCCTTCGCTTTCGCCTTCGTACCTGTCACAGAATAGGGTTAATTCAAGAAAGCCGCAAGCACAGCAACCAGGAAACACGCAAATCACACAGTAGACTTACCGGATGAAGAACTGGCTGAGCCAACACAGAGGGTCCCTTGCGCAGCCCCGCCGCCACCCTCTTGCACACACCTAAGCTCCGCTGGAGGTCGCCG is a genomic window containing:
- the LOC115778163 gene encoding putative uncharacterized protein DDB_G0287113, which codes for MRALKTENKRLLERIGDLQRSLGVCKRVAAGLRKGPSVLAQPVLHPVRRRKRRRAEASAAAQQEEEEEKEQQQQQLKEQQQQQLEEEEEQQKEKQESSHGEVDPEQHVEGPEAAEVIEIARVETVEVGETEEREQSGSAAAESKTPDASGEGKLCTWSAGSGKGNQMHLLKLPESMSTYLDRFQSFHLHEFGTQKMKEGASSRVSRVKSFLHYMSLGKIRLSDWQFLYDVEKIKA